In Banduia mediterranea, the following are encoded in one genomic region:
- a CDS encoding type II toxin-antitoxin system RelE/ParE family toxin — protein sequence MSHDFRITPRAYDDLKAIARYTRRQWGEEQRWRYLRALDARFAWLAAHPHSGKARPDTCEGYYCFPQGRHLIFYLIREGGIDIIGVPHQQMDVLHYFGSE from the coding sequence ATGAGTCATGATTTCCGCATCACGCCACGGGCCTACGACGATCTGAAAGCCATCGCCCGATATACGCGCCGGCAATGGGGCGAAGAACAGCGCTGGCGCTATCTGCGGGCGCTGGATGCGCGCTTTGCTTGGTTGGCGGCGCATCCACATAGCGGCAAGGCCCGGCCTGACACCTGTGAGGGCTATTACTGCTTCCCCCAAGGGCGGCATTTGATTTTCTATCTGATCCGCGAAGGCGGCATCGACATCATCGGCGTACCGCACCAGCAGATGGATGTGCTCCACTATTTCGGCAGTGAATGA
- the tnpA gene encoding IS66 family insertion sequence element accessory protein TnpA: MTNTDTLKELLKCYVRRSESDWRHLIQEWKQSGQSQAVFCASRGLALSSLCNWRRKLKSESVSSSGSPPREAAGFIELTAPMASEKESPAWDVELSLGEGTVLRLRCTHAHGR; this comes from the coding sequence ATGACCAACACGGACACACTCAAAGAACTCTTAAAATGCTACGTCCGACGCAGCGAGTCGGATTGGCGCCATCTGATTCAGGAGTGGAAGCAAAGCGGTCAGAGCCAAGCGGTGTTCTGCGCCTCGCGCGGGCTTGCATTGAGCTCGCTTTGCAACTGGCGGCGCAAGCTCAAGAGCGAGTCGGTGTCATCGTCCGGATCGCCGCCGCGTGAAGCCGCCGGCTTTATCGAGCTGACGGCGCCGATGGCGTCGGAAAAAGAATCGCCGGCCTGGGATGTGGAGCTGAGCCTGGGAGAAGGGACGGTACTGCGCCTGCGGTGCACGCATGCTCACGGTCGGTGA
- a CDS encoding type II toxin-antitoxin system ParD family antitoxin: MANTSLTLGEHWEVFIKNEIASGRYGSASEVVRDALRTLEERKTKLEALRAHLAEGAAQAARGEFVQVYSMDRLIAEADGSE, from the coding sequence ATGGCCAACACTAGCCTGACCTTAGGGGAACACTGGGAGGTGTTCATCAAGAATGAGATTGCGAGCGGTCGCTACGGCTCGGCTAGCGAGGTCGTGCGAGATGCGTTGCGCACGCTGGAGGAACGCAAGACCAAGCTTGAGGCTCTGCGCGCGCATCTGGCCGAAGGTGCGGCACAGGCCGCGCGCGGAGAGTTCGTGCAGGTTTACTCGATGGACCGGCTGATCGCGGAGGCGGACGGCAGTGAATGA
- a CDS encoding antirestriction protein ArdA: MTSQAEIRIYVACLAAYNNGILHGAWIDAYQDADAIRDAIAGMLKASPEPDAEEWAIHDYGGFEGLRLSEYEGIDEVADKAAFVAEHGSLGAEMVSYYGGDLEEAREALEERYCGEYRSAADYAEDLTEQTGDVPEHLSYYIDYERMARDMELSGDIFTIETGFEEVHVFWSC, encoded by the coding sequence ATGACCAGCCAAGCCGAAATTCGTATCTATGTCGCCTGCCTTGCGGCCTACAACAACGGAATCCTGCACGGCGCGTGGATTGATGCGTACCAGGATGCTGATGCGATCCGGGATGCCATTGCCGGGATGCTGAAAGCTTCCCCCGAACCCGATGCCGAGGAATGGGCGATTCACGATTACGGAGGCTTTGAAGGCTTGCGCCTGTCGGAATACGAGGGGATCGACGAGGTGGCGGACAAGGCCGCGTTCGTTGCCGAGCATGGCAGCCTGGGCGCTGAGATGGTCAGTTACTACGGCGGCGATCTGGAAGAGGCTCGCGAGGCGCTGGAAGAGCGCTATTGCGGTGAGTACCGCAGTGCGGCCGATTATGCCGAAGATCTGACCGAGCAGACCGGCGATGTGCCCGAGCACCTGAGCTATTACATTGACTACGAACGCATGGCGCGGGATATGGAATTGAGCGGCGACATCTTCACCATCGAGACCGGCTTCGAGGAAGTGCACGTTTTCTGGAGCTGTTGA
- a CDS encoding type II toxin-antitoxin system RelE/ParE family toxin, with amino-acid sequence MATYRLSNSADQDFDSLYVYGVLTFGLEQADAYAAGMQARFTQIAEKPRLYQAVDDIRPGYRRSVYGSHAIYYRIEDGGVLIVRILRGQDVSVALTHEDDA; translated from the coding sequence ATGGCCACATATAGGCTCAGCAACAGTGCCGACCAGGATTTCGACAGTCTGTATGTGTACGGGGTGCTGACATTCGGCCTGGAACAGGCCGATGCCTACGCCGCGGGGATGCAGGCGCGTTTCACGCAGATCGCGGAAAAGCCCCGTTTGTACCAGGCCGTTGACGACATCCGGCCGGGCTACCGGCGCAGCGTCTACGGCAGTCATGCGATTTACTATCGCATCGAGGACGGCGGCGTGTTGATCGTCCGCATTCTGCGCGGACAGGATGTGAGCGTCGCGCTGACGCATGAGGACGACGCCTGA
- a CDS encoding YegP family protein: MGGYYKLFQSSRNAEWYFSLKAGNHETILQSEGYKAKAGSENGIASVQVNSPNDARYERKESSNGYWFTLKAANGEPIGRSEMYTTASARDKGIESVKTNGPSRDVRED, from the coding sequence ATGGGGGGTTACTACAAGCTGTTTCAGAGCAGCAGAAATGCCGAGTGGTACTTCAGCCTCAAAGCCGGAAACCACGAAACCATACTTCAGTCAGAAGGTTATAAAGCTAAAGCCGGCTCCGAGAACGGCATCGCATCCGTGCAAGTGAATTCGCCGAATGACGCCCGTTACGAGCGCAAGGAATCCAGCAATGGATATTGGTTTACGCTCAAGGCGGCGAATGGTGAGCCGATCGGCCGAAGCGAGATGTATACAACGGCATCAGCCCGCGACAAAGGGATCGAATCGGTCAAAACGAACGGCCCGTCCCGAGACGTAAGAGAAGACTGA
- the tnpB gene encoding IS66 family insertion sequence element accessory protein TnpB (TnpB, as the term is used for proteins encoded by IS66 family insertion elements, is considered an accessory protein, since TnpC, encoded by a neighboring gene, is a DDE family transposase.) — MAVSATDGHASLVRWLERDGAWYVFINRRRTQIKVLAFESGGYCVWSKRLEQGQFGMADQADEPMSPAQFLALLEGLDWRLVRRRKRYEKPRKSVASGAPQW, encoded by the coding sequence CTGGCTGTATCGGCAACCGACGGACATGCGTCGCTCGTTCGATGGCTTGAGCGCGATGGTGCGTGGTACGTCTTCATCAACCGCCGGCGCACGCAGATCAAAGTGCTGGCGTTCGAATCGGGCGGCTACTGCGTATGGAGCAAACGCCTGGAGCAGGGCCAGTTCGGGATGGCGGATCAGGCCGACGAGCCGATGAGTCCGGCGCAGTTTCTGGCCTTGCTTGAAGGTCTGGACTGGCGGCTCGTGCGGCGGCGAAAGCGCTATGAAAAGCCTCGGAAAAGTGTCGCGTCCGGGGCCCCTCAATGGTAA
- a CDS encoding antirestriction protein ArdA, translating to MTSQAEIRIYVACLAAYNNGILHGAWIDAYQDADAIRDAIAGMLKASPEPDAEEWAIHDYGGFEGLRLSEYEGIDEVADKAAFVAEHGSLGAEMVSYYGGDLEEARKAIDEHYAGEFRSVAEFAAELTVDTTEIPEGLRFYVDYERMARDMEMGGDILAVATAFEEVHIFWRH from the coding sequence ATGACCAGCCAAGCCGAAATTCGTATCTATGTCGCCTGCCTTGCGGCCTACAACAACGGAATCCTGCACGGCGCGTGGATTGATGCGTACCAGGATGCTGATGCGATCCGGGATGCCATTGCCGGGATGCTGAAAGCTTCCCCCGAACCCGATGCCGAGGAATGGGCGATTCACGATTACGGAGGCTTTGAAGGCTTGCGCCTGTCGGAATACGAGGGGATCGACGAGGTGGCGGACAAGGCCGCGTTCGTTGCCGAGCATGGCAGCCTGGGCGCTGAGATGGTCAGTTACTACGGCGGCGATCTAGAAGAGGCCCGAAAGGCCATCGACGAACACTACGCTGGGGAGTTTCGCTCCGTCGCCGAGTTTGCAGCAGAGCTGACCGTAGACACGACGGAGATTCCCGAAGGCCTGCGCTTCTACGTCGACTATGAACGCATGGCGCGGGACATGGAGATGGGCGGCGACATCCTGGCGGTTGCAACCGCCTTCGAAGAAGTCCATATCTTCTGGAGACACTGA
- a CDS encoding DUF2188 domain-containing protein, producing the protein MAGKNQWVVPRDDGWAVRGEGNNRDTSHHTTQQEAIDAARGIAQNQQSELFIQNRHGQIRERNTYGKDPFPPPG; encoded by the coding sequence ATGGCTGGCAAGAACCAGTGGGTTGTACCGCGGGACGATGGCTGGGCTGTGCGCGGCGAAGGTAATAATCGGGATACCTCTCACCACACCACGCAACAGGAGGCCATTGATGCCGCAAGGGGCATTGCGCAGAACCAGCAAAGCGAGCTGTTCATTCAGAACCGTCACGGGCAGATTCGCGAGCGCAACACCTACGGCAAGGACCCGTTCCCGCCTCCCGGATAA
- a CDS encoding type II toxin-antitoxin system ParD family antitoxin, whose product MTTIRKTITLTDQQGDWVKARIASGDFTNDSEYFRDLIRRDQARSAEIEQLRAALIEGERSGISDRSPADILQAARERLKVDGHI is encoded by the coding sequence ATGACCACGATCCGCAAGACCATCACGCTGACCGATCAGCAGGGCGATTGGGTCAAGGCCCGCATTGCCAGCGGTGACTTCACCAATGACAGCGAGTATTTCCGCGATCTGATCCGCCGCGACCAGGCCCGCAGCGCCGAAATCGAACAATTGCGCGCCGCCCTGATCGAGGGTGAGCGGAGCGGCATCAGCGACCGCTCCCCTGCGGACATTCTGCAGGCGGCTCGGGAAAGGCTGAAGGTGGATGGCCACATATAG
- the tnpC gene encoding IS66 family transposase encodes MIADLTAQVASLQQQLDWFKRQLFGEKSEKRLEVSASVQADLLAALEVPVEAIPPTPVDTITYTRRQKQRDADTVTDSGLRFDVSVPVETIELPDPAGLPDDPRGVIGEKISYRLAQRPGSYVVLKYVRRVIKHDQTIHCAPAPASVLESSVADVSLLAGLLTDKFAYHLPLYRQHQRLADAGIQVSRSSLTQWTQRAIDLLRPIVEAQHRHLLQSRVLAMDETPIKAGREKQGKLRQAYLWPIYGQDHEIVFHYAPSREHRHVKAFLGEGFAGTLLSDGYEAYSAYAAQNAQVKHAACWSHTRRYFEHAKEAEPKAEEALTLIGALYRHEALIREKQLDGEAKHKYRLNHSEPIVTAFWAWCEQQCRRSELTPSHPLVKALKYARTRTEELKVFLADPDVPIDTNHLERALRPVPMGRRNWLFCWSEIGAEHVAIIQSLLVTCRLHGVNAHAYLVDVLQRVGQHPASRVNELTPREWKVRFADNPLRSDIERGGNCAAV; translated from the coding sequence GTGATTGCCGATTTGACGGCTCAGGTCGCGTCACTGCAGCAGCAGTTGGATTGGTTCAAACGCCAGCTGTTCGGCGAAAAGAGTGAAAAACGCCTGGAGGTGTCCGCTTCGGTGCAGGCCGATCTGCTGGCGGCGCTGGAGGTGCCTGTCGAGGCGATCCCGCCGACGCCGGTGGACACCATCACCTACACGCGCCGCCAGAAACAGCGCGACGCCGACACCGTCACTGACAGCGGCCTGCGCTTCGATGTCTCGGTGCCGGTGGAAACCATCGAGCTGCCCGATCCGGCCGGCCTCCCCGACGATCCGCGCGGGGTGATCGGCGAAAAGATCAGCTACCGTCTGGCGCAGCGGCCCGGCAGCTACGTGGTGCTCAAGTACGTGCGCCGCGTCATCAAGCACGATCAGACGATCCACTGCGCACCGGCCCCGGCATCGGTCCTCGAATCCAGCGTCGCCGACGTCAGCCTGCTGGCCGGTCTTCTGACCGACAAGTTTGCCTATCACCTGCCCTTGTATCGCCAGCATCAACGTCTGGCCGACGCCGGGATTCAAGTCAGCCGCAGCAGTCTGACGCAATGGACGCAGCGTGCCATCGATTTGCTCCGGCCGATCGTCGAAGCCCAGCACCGGCACCTTTTACAAAGTCGGGTGCTGGCGATGGACGAAACCCCGATCAAGGCCGGCCGGGAGAAACAAGGCAAGCTGCGCCAGGCCTATCTGTGGCCGATCTACGGACAGGACCACGAAATCGTCTTTCACTACGCGCCCTCGCGTGAGCACCGGCACGTCAAAGCCTTCCTCGGCGAGGGCTTCGCCGGCACCTTATTGTCCGATGGCTATGAGGCCTACAGCGCCTATGCCGCGCAGAACGCTCAGGTCAAACACGCCGCCTGCTGGAGCCACACCCGCCGGTATTTCGAGCACGCCAAGGAGGCTGAACCCAAAGCCGAAGAAGCCCTGACTTTGATCGGCGCCCTGTATCGTCACGAAGCGCTGATTCGGGAAAAGCAACTCGACGGCGAAGCCAAGCACAAATACCGACTCAACCACAGCGAACCCATCGTCACGGCCTTCTGGGCGTGGTGCGAACAACAGTGCCGCCGATCCGAGCTGACGCCCAGCCATCCCTTGGTCAAGGCCCTCAAGTACGCCCGGACCCGAACCGAAGAACTGAAAGTCTTCCTCGCCGACCCGGACGTGCCGATCGACACCAATCATCTCGAACGCGCCCTGCGCCCGGTGCCGATGGGACGCCGCAACTGGCTGTTCTGCTGGTCGGAGATCGGCGCCGAGCACGTGGCGATCATTCAGAGCCTGCTCGTCACCTGCCGGCTACACGGCGTCAACGCGCACGCCTATCTGGTCGATGTGCTCCAGCGCGTCGGCCAGCATCCCGCCAGCCGCGTGAACGAACTCACGCCGAGGGAGTGGAAAGTCCGCTTCGCCGACAATCCGCTCCGATCAGACATTGAGCGTGGGGGCAACTGCGCTGCGGTTTGA